From a single Pseudalkalibacillus hwajinpoensis genomic region:
- a CDS encoding C40 family peptidase codes for MYKSRLAVRKYVISSALVASMAFSPVLSEGVFAKADSEDIEQNDSSSSSETAVLDKGDRGQDVSELQTELESLGYYTYNLDGIFGQITEDAVEDYQADQGLTVDGEAGPEVMAALSSTSTDTGATETSSDDTPNESVSQSEVVSIANSLIGTPYVWGGTSPDGFDSSGFIQYVFNEAGVDLSRTERDMWKYDGTQVDSPSIGDVVFFEGTYDVEGASHSGIYIGDNKIIHAGSDGVEVSDLSYDFWQDHYLGVKSFK; via the coding sequence ATGTACAAGTCTAGATTAGCCGTACGAAAATATGTGATTTCATCTGCTCTGGTGGCCTCTATGGCATTTTCACCAGTCTTAAGTGAAGGAGTTTTTGCTAAGGCCGATTCAGAGGATATAGAACAAAACGATTCCAGCAGTTCATCAGAAACAGCCGTTCTGGATAAAGGGGATCGTGGCCAGGATGTTAGCGAGTTACAAACGGAACTTGAATCTCTCGGTTATTATACATATAACTTGGATGGTATATTTGGACAAATCACAGAAGATGCAGTGGAAGATTATCAAGCAGACCAGGGACTTACGGTAGACGGTGAAGCAGGGCCTGAGGTCATGGCTGCACTTTCCTCAACCTCAACTGATACCGGAGCTACTGAAACATCTTCAGATGACACTCCTAATGAGTCCGTTTCGCAATCTGAAGTCGTTTCCATTGCGAATAGCTTAATCGGAACACCATATGTATGGGGCGGCACGTCACCAGACGGTTTTGACAGCAGCGGCTTCATCCAGTATGTGTTCAATGAAGCTGGAGTCGACTTATCGAGAACGGAACGTGACATGTGGAAATATGACGGGACACAGGTAGATTCTCCATCAATCGGTGATGTCGTCTTTTTTGAAGGGACTTATGATGTAGAAGGAGCTTCACACAGCGGGATTTATATCGGCGACAACAAAATCATCCATGCCGGGAGCGACGGTGTAGAAGTAAGTGATCTCAGCTACGACTTTTGGCAAGATCATTATTTAGGCGTTAAATCATTTAAATAA